The Micromonas commoda chromosome 6, complete sequence genome includes the window ACCCTTCGCGCCCCCTTTTTTACCCTTGGGCTTGCCCGgccgcccgctcgcgcccgcgacgccgccacgagcgcctcccgaggagtcgcccgcgagcgcctgcgcggaagccttcgccgccccccgGCCGAGCACCTGCTTCCCCTCCGCTGCAGCCTTTTGGTAAAACTCAACCTGCTCCTTGGACATCGGCTTGTGACCGGCGGCTCGCCTGTGGGGCTTGCTCTTGGCCGCCCGGCTGCCGGGGCGGGCTATCATGCCCACGATCTTTGTgggcgccacctccgcgccgcgtgcgcctctCTGTGTATGTTGGGAAGGGGGAGAAAGGGTCGCGTCAGAGGTGCCTCGATTTGAAAAAGCCGATTGTGTTtgacgcggagcgcgaggagacggGGCGGGGAGTCCTCGGACGACGCACCTGCCGtcccatcctcgccgccaccctaACGCCCTGAGCCTATCCTCGCCCGTTTCACGCCGAATCCAGGGTCGCCTCAGTCACGTGCCGCGAGGTGTGGGGCGTGTCTCGGTCAGTGGGGTGCTCCAGTGGGCCCAGATCCAAAGCGCAGTTCGAGAGCTGAGTTTCGAGCAGACAGGAGCTCTATCCGATCCGGGTGCCGGTTCAATCTTATCGGCACGTCCGATGGCTGCGTGCATGGCTTCCAAGATGGCCGTCGCCCCTTCTCGGGGCGCGCTTGCCCGCAAGGTCTCCGTCAAggccgcgcgtcgcaccgcgatccgcgtccgcgccttCGCCCCCGCCTACGACGAGGTCTTCGACGGGAACACCGGGCAGATGGAGAAGGTGCTCTCGCAGTCCGTCGAGTCCGTCTCCGCGGGCGGCCTGGAGTGGAGctaccgcgtcggcgtccccgaGGAGGGCACCGAGGCCAAGCCCACCAAGGTGCTCATGGTCCACGGCGCGGGTCTCAACTCGTTCACCTACAACAAGCTCTCCAGGGAGCTCCAGAAGATGGGCTACACCACCTTCGCCCCAGACATGCCCGGGCACGGCGCCACGTCGAAGCCCACCTCCGGTTTCGACTACTCTGCCGCCTCTTACCAatccgcgctcgaggcgttcatgaccgccgcgggcatcgccgacgtcgaggacccGGTGGACATGGTCGTCTCCGGGTTCATCACCTCCcaggcggcgctcctcctcgccgccgccaacccAGGGCTCTTCCGCAGGGTCATCGTGATGAACACCCCGCTGGGCCCCGGGCACAAGCTCCCCGATCCCCTCGCGGTTTACACCCGCCCGTTCGGCATGGGCAAGGGCGCGCAGGCGGACGTTTACAAGCTGGCGTACTTTGGCAACGAGTTCGCCATCCCCGAGGAGACCATGGCCAAGTACGAGGCTCCttacgcgggcggcgacggcgaagccgctcgcgccgcgctggaagCGACCGTGACCAAGAACGATCTCAAGGCGCtcacgagcgcggtgagcaaGGCTTGGTCCGTCCGCGGGCTGCCCAAGGTGCGGATCGTGTGGGGCGTGAACGACAAGTATCTGGGCGACAAGGACATGTACAAGTGGGCGGAGGACGTGCGCGCAACCTTCGATTGCATCCGCAGCGTGGGGCACATGCCGCAGGAGGATTTCCCGCAAGAGGCGGCCAAGTTCGTCGGCGCCTACCTCGAGAGCGAGCTGAAGGTGAGCGCGCTGGGCAGCGTGCGTCTCGGGAAGGTTACCAAGGACGACGATTACCAGAGGTGATCGTCGGGATCTATCTCAATTGAATGCGCAAAAAAGCGAACAGTAGCATCGAGCGCGACAACCTCCTCCCACGTGCCTTGCCGTTTCCTTGAACTCCCACAGTTGAACTGGAGCCTGCACGTCATCGCCAACGAAAATCCGCGAAGAGGCCACTTCcacgcacgcgagcgcgacgggtcgAACGTGAGTGTCaacatggcggcggcggagctcagCGCGGTATATCGCGCCATGCagaagagcgcggcgaggttctcAAACTACAACGTTCGAGAGTGAGTCCTCGACCCCCGCGCGATCCACCCCGAACCCGGGACTAACCCTAACAATCGGCATCCGCCCGCTCCCGACGTCCCGGGCTCACGTCCGTCCCTCTTTcccgtcgctcgctcgcAGGTACTTCAAGCGCAGGGTTCGGGAGGAGTTCGAGAAGAACGCCAACCTGgtgggcgaggaggcggccgcggcgctggccaaggcgaagaaggaccTCGCCGTGATCGACAGGCAGGTTCAGGTATACTCGCTGTACGGGTCCGAGTTGAGGTCTGTGCTCGAAATAACAAGGAAGCCGTGAAGGAACCCACAGT containing:
- a CDS encoding predicted protein, which gives rise to MAACMASKMAVAPSRGALARKVSVKAARRTAIRVRAFAPAYDEVFDGNTGQMEKVLSQSVESVSAGGLEWSYRVGVPEEGTEAKPTKVLMVHGAGLNSFTYNKLSRELQKMGYTTFAPDMPGHGATSKPTSGFDYSAASYQSALEAFMTAAGIADVEDPVDMVVSGFITSQAALLLAAANPGLFRRVIVMNTPLGPGHKLPDPLAVYTRPFGMGKGAQADVYKLAYFGNEFAIPEETMAKYEAPYAGGDGEAARAALEATVTKNDLKALTSAVSKAWSVRGLPKVRIVWGVNDKYLGDKDMYKWAEDVRATFDCIRSVGHMPQEDFPQEAAKFVGAYLESELKVSALGSVRLGKVTKDDDYQR
- a CDS encoding predicted protein, with amino-acid sequence MAAAELSAVYRAMQKSAARFSNYNVREYFKRRVREEFEKNANLVGEEAAAALAKAKKDLAVIDRQVQVYSLYGSELRSVLEITRKP